One Methanococcus voltae genomic region harbors:
- the mmp11 gene encoding methanogenesis marker protein 11 yields the protein MNVSYKKIIAMVDEQLDLVELVEEHPCPSGSEWMIYQYSRTSPNIISAWRDGNKHHYVFKLGKGDLELVPSLSAAGIESISLKDEDVEITYAGLAGAGVGVGLRKEAENVISTQILEKGGGSKLGKGVLITPKMEKITVGIDDTDTKEEGATWVLANEVGQLIQQKGMGYYLDHTITQLFPGNPNKTQNCVSIALTFAIYPKYKYEIGKEIKKILKEKTLSNKTSIAIYFGITPSKSMRLYTLNAKREMVSIEDAKMVAMRNNIDIMEVTGDGGIIGAVAALGLSENHDMASKLPEDIVYKH from the coding sequence ATGAATGTTTCCTACAAGAAAATAATTGCAATGGTTGATGAACAACTTGATTTAGTAGAATTGGTGGAAGAACACCCATGTCCAAGTGGTTCCGAATGGATGATATATCAATATAGTCGTACATCTCCAAATATAATATCTGCGTGGAGAGATGGTAACAAACACCACTACGTTTTTAAACTCGGAAAAGGGGATTTAGAGCTAGTTCCTTCATTATCTGCAGCAGGTATTGAAAGCATCTCCTTAAAAGATGAAGATGTAGAAATAACTTACGCAGGATTGGCAGGTGCCGGTGTAGGCGTAGGATTAAGGAAAGAAGCTGAAAATGTTATATCTACACAAATACTTGAAAAAGGAGGGGGCTCTAAATTAGGAAAAGGAGTTTTAATCACCCCTAAAATGGAAAAGATAACTGTAGGTATTGATGATACGGATACAAAGGAAGAAGGGGCAACTTGGGTATTGGCAAATGAAGTTGGTCAATTAATTCAGCAAAAAGGTATGGGCTACTACTTAGACCATACAATAACCCAGTTATTCCCTGGAAATCCAAATAAAACACAAAATTGCGTATCAATTGCTTTAACATTTGCAATTTATCCAAAATACAAGTATGAAATCGGAAAAGAAATTAAGAAAATCTTAAAAGAAAAAACTCTTTCAAATAAAACTTCAATAGCAATTTACTTTGGTATAACCCCCTCCAAAAGTATGAGATTGTATACTTTAAATGCAAAAAGAGAAATGGTTTCAATCGAAGATGCTAAAATGGTGGCAATGAGAAATAATATTGATATAATGGAAGTTACTGGTGACGGTGGAATTATCGGTGCTGTAGCAGCTTTGGGTTTATCAGAAAATCACGATATGGCATCTAAATTGCCAGAAGATATTGTTTATAAACATTAA